In one Alnus glutinosa chromosome 14, dhAlnGlut1.1, whole genome shotgun sequence genomic region, the following are encoded:
- the LOC133857634 gene encoding sm-like protein LSM1B, whose product MSWAGPEDVFLSTSLASYLDKKLLVLLRDGRKLLGLLCSFDQFANVVLQDACERVIVGDIYCDIPLGLYVIRGENVVLIGELDLDKEELPPHMTRVPEAEIKRAQKAERDATDLKGSMRKRMEFLDFD is encoded by the exons ATGTCGTGGGCTGGCCCTGAAGATGTCTTCCTCTCCACCTCTCTTGCTAGCTATCTTGACA AAAAACTTCTTGTCCTGTTGCGAGATGGTCGAAAGCTCTTGGGGCTACTATGTTCTTTTGATCAATTTG CTAATGTTGTTCTTCAAGATGCCTGTGAGCGAGTTATCGTTGGTGACATTTATTGTGACATCCCCTTAGGTCTATATGTAATCCGTGGGGAGAATGTTGTCTTAATTGGAGAGCTG GATTTGGATAAGGAAGAGCTTCCACCACATATGACCCGGGTGCCTGAAGCAGAAATAAAAAGG GCTCAGAAAGCAGAAAGGGATGCTACAGATCTGAAGGGCTCCATGAGAAAACGAATGGAGTTCCTTGATTTTGATTGA
- the LOC133856520 gene encoding uncharacterized protein LOC133856520, which produces MVSSSEIVAKLNLTPHPEGGFYSETFRDTSIVLSKSQLPPEYKVERPVSSCIYFLLPSGSVSHLHRIPCAETWHFYVGEPITILELNDIDGHIKLTCLGPNLMDNEQPQYTVPPNVWFGSYPTKDITISPDGAVVKEPSKNGDYHFGLVGCTCAPAFQFQDFELAKRSELVSRFPDKEPLISFLTFPD; this is translated from the exons ATGGTTTCTTCATCAGAGATCGTCGCCAAGTTGAATCTGACGCCCCACCCAGAAGGTGGGTTTTACTCCGAAACTTTCAGAGACACCTCCATCGTTCTCTCCAAGTCTCAGCTTCCCCCGGAAT ACAAGGTGGAACGCCCTGTGAGTTCATGCATTTACTTCTTGCTACCGTCTGGGAGTGTGTCACACCTCCACCGTATACCGTGTGCAGAAACCTGGCATTTCTATGTGGGAGAACCTATTACG ATATTAGAGCTGAATGACATAGATGGGCATATCAAACTAACCTGCCTTGGACCCAATTTGATGGACAATGAGCAACCGCAGTACACAGTGCCTCCAAACGTTTGGTTTGGATCGTATCCAACAAAGGACATCACCATTTCCCCAGATGGGGCGGTGGTCAAAGAACCTTCAAAGAATGGCGACTATCACTTCGGTCTTGTGGGATGCACCTGCGCACCTGCCTTTCAGTTTCAAGATTTTGAGTTGGCAAAACGCTCTGAGCTTGTTTCACGCTTTCCGGACAAAGAGCCTCTCATCTCTTTTCTCACATTCCCGGACTGA
- the LOC133857413 gene encoding actin-100-like, translated as MDFNENRSIVCDNGTGSVKAGFGGDDAPCVLFPSIIGRPRNVHAMIGIEQKAIYFGDEAQARRGILSLSYPIEHGIVRNWEAMERLWEHTFDKELRVNIEEHPVLLTEAPLNPKTNREKMVEIMFEGFEIPATYIAIQAVLSLYASGRTTGIVMDSGEGVTHVVPIYEGYALPHAAQRLDLAGKDLTDYLTKILTEEGYIFTTSAEREIVKDIKERLSYVAMDFEKELGVSRPECSELDKQYEFPDGEVITIGAGRFKCPEVLFDPRMVGMESGGVHEIVLRSIRRCDMDIRREMLGNVVLSGGTTVIPGLADRLAKELTLLAPPGVRVKVVAPPERKYSVWIGGTILASLSTFQQMWITKEDYMESGPSIVHMKCI; from the exons ATGGATTTTAACGAAAACCGTTCAATCGTCTGTGACAATGGAACAGGCTCTGTCAAG GCTGGGTTTGGTGGTGATGATGCTCcttgtgtactttttcctagCATAATTGGCCGGCCGCGAAACGTGCATGCTATGATTGGCATTGAACAGAAGGCTATCTACTTTGGAGATGAAGCACAAGCAAGGCGTGGGATCCTCAGTTTAAGCTATCCCATTGAGCATGGAATAGTGAGAAACTGGGAAGCTATGGAGAGACTCTGGGAGCATACATTTGACAAGGAGCTCAGGGTCAACATAGAAGAGCACCCTGTCCTCTTAACGGAAGCCCCGCTGAATCCCAAAACTAACAGAGAGAAGATGGTGGAGATCATGTTTGAAGGTTTCGAAATCCCAGCCACGTATATAGCCATTCAAGCTGTGCTCTCCTTGTATGCCAGTGGCCGAACCACAG GAATTGTCATGGATTCTGGAGAAGGAGTCACTCATGTAGTCCCAATCTATGAGGGCTATGCACTTCCACATGCCGCCCAACGGCTTGATTTAGCTGGTAAAGACCTTACAGACTACCTCACCAAGATCCTAACAGAAGAAGGATACATATTCACAACATCAGCAGAAAGAGAAATTGTCAAGGACATAAAGGAGCGACTTTCTTATGTTGCAATGGATTTCGAAAAAGAACTTGGCGTGTCAAGGCCCGAGTGCTCCGAGCTGGACAAGCAATACGAATTTCCTGATGGGGAAGTTATAACTATTGGAGCAGGGCGGTTCAAGTGCCCGGAAGTCCTGTTTGATCCAAGAATGGTGGGAATGGAGTCTGGCGGTGTCCATGAGATTGTGCTGAGGTCAATTAGAAGGTGTGATATGGACATCAGGAGAGAGATGCTTGGTAATGTGGTACTTAGTGGGGGCACCACTGTGATACCAGGCCTCGCTGATAGGTTGGCTAAAGAGCTGACCTTACTGGCACCTCCTGGGGTAAGGGTGAAGGTGGTTGCACCACCAGAAAGAAAGTACAGTGTTTGGATTGGTGGCACCATTCTGGCTTCATTAAGCACATTTCAGCAG ATGTGGATAACTAAGGAAGACTACATGGAGTCAGGTCCTTCTATTGTCCACATGAAATGCATTTGA
- the LOC133857633 gene encoding uncharacterized protein LOC133857633 — translation MVSSSEIVAKLNLTPNPEGGLYSETFRDTSVVLSKSQLPPEYKVERPVSSCIYFLLPSGSVSRLHRIPCAETWHFYVGEPITVLELNDKDGHIKLTCLGPNLMDNEQPQYTVPPNVWFGSYPTKDITISPDGVVVKEPSRNGEYHFGLVGCTCAPAFQFQDFELAKRSELVSRFPDKEPLISFLTFPD, via the exons ATGGTTTCTTCATCAGAGATCGTCGCCAAGTTGAATCTGACGCCCAACCCAGAAGGTGGGTTATACTCCGAAACTTTCAGAGATACCTCCGTCGTTCTCTCCAAGTCTCAGCTCCCCCCGGAAT ACAAGGTGGAACGCCCTGTGAGTTCATGCATTTACTTCTTGCTACCGTCTGGGAGCGTGTCCCGCCTCCACCGTATACCGTGTGCAGAAACCTGGCATTTCTACGTGGGAGAACCTATTACG gtattggAGCTGAATGACAAAGATGGGCATATCAAACTAACCTGCCTTGGACCCAATCTGATGGACAATGAGCAACCGCAGTACACAGTGCCTCCAAACGTTTGGTTTGGATCGTATCCAACAAAGGACATCACCATTTCCCCAGATGGGGTGGTGGTCAAAGAACCTTCAAGGAATGGCGAATATCACTTCGGTCTTGTGGGATGCACATGTGCACCTGCCTTTCAGTTTCAGGATTTTGAGCTGGCAAAACGCTCTGAGCTTGTTTCACGCTTTCCGGACAAAGAGCCCCTCATCTCTTTTCTCACATTCCCGGACTGA